A genomic window from Pirellulaceae bacterium includes:
- a CDS encoding Glu/Leu/Phe/Val dehydrogenase dimerization domain-containing protein, translating into MLESSHQFFHRAADVLQLDAKVREILLRPSRVVKVAIVEEDDEGKLMHYTAYRVQHNDARGPFKGGLRYHPSMDEDHAAALASLMSWKTAVVDVPFGGGKGGIDCDPREMSRFEVERVTRSFVGRTKEIIGPTIDIPAPDVNTNGEVMAWIMDEYSKHCGFSPGVVTGKPVHLFGSDGREEATGRGVMYVLDEALRDQGRTLKGTTIALQGFGNVGSNAARLIDEQGGKIVAVADHLGGVARSDGLDIDELLKWATQHRTIAGFPGGSAFEGPEIITWPADVLIPAALEDAITVDNAADVRAKIVIEAANSPTTPEADTLLKNNDVVVVPDILANAGGVTVSYFEWTQNIQRYRWDLESVNSELEKFMRRAYTSVKAISQQKSCDLRTAAFILAIQRVGRAAFSRRSIREEINLS; encoded by the coding sequence TTGTTAGAGAGCAGCCACCAATTTTTTCACCGGGCAGCAGATGTTTTACAACTCGATGCAAAAGTTCGCGAAATCCTCTTGCGACCGAGTCGCGTTGTCAAAGTGGCAATCGTCGAAGAGGACGATGAAGGTAAGCTGATGCACTACACCGCTTACAGGGTGCAACACAATGACGCTCGCGGCCCGTTCAAAGGCGGCCTGCGTTATCATCCTTCCATGGACGAAGATCATGCAGCCGCCTTGGCAAGTCTCATGAGCTGGAAAACGGCGGTCGTGGATGTCCCCTTTGGCGGCGGCAAAGGAGGAATTGACTGCGATCCGCGCGAGATGAGTCGTTTCGAAGTGGAACGCGTCACTCGAAGCTTTGTAGGTCGCACCAAAGAAATCATCGGGCCCACCATCGATATTCCTGCACCCGACGTGAACACCAACGGGGAGGTCATGGCTTGGATTATGGACGAGTACAGCAAACACTGCGGGTTTTCGCCGGGTGTGGTAACGGGCAAGCCTGTCCATTTGTTTGGCTCTGATGGACGAGAGGAAGCGACCGGCCGAGGCGTGATGTACGTTTTGGACGAAGCACTGCGTGATCAGGGTCGCACACTCAAGGGAACCACCATCGCCTTGCAAGGATTCGGCAACGTCGGCAGTAACGCGGCGCGCCTGATCGACGAACAAGGCGGAAAGATTGTTGCTGTAGCGGATCATCTGGGCGGAGTGGCCAGGAGCGACGGCCTTGATATTGACGAACTTCTCAAATGGGCCACCCAACATCGCACCATCGCCGGTTTCCCAGGTGGGAGCGCTTTTGAGGGCCCGGAGATCATCACCTGGCCCGCAGACGTGCTGATCCCAGCTGCGCTGGAGGACGCAATCACAGTGGACAACGCCGCTGACGTTCGTGCGAAGATCGTGATCGAAGCAGCCAATTCGCCCACGACCCCCGAAGCCGACACCCTTCTCAAAAACAACGACGTTGTGGTCGTTCCTGATATCCTTGCCAACGCGGGAGGAGTCACGGTCAGCTATTTTGAATGGACGCAAAACATCCAACGTTATCGTTGGGATTTAGAGAGCGTCAATAGCGAACTCGAGAAGTTCATGCGGCGGGCTTACACGAGTGTGAAGGCCATTTCGCAACAGAAATCCTGTGACCTTCGCACGGCCGCATTTATCCTGGCAATCCAGCGTGTTGGCCGTGCTGCGTTCTCTCGAAGAAGCATCCGAGAAGAAATCAACCTGAGTTAA
- a CDS encoding PIG-L family deacetylase, with protein MNVLVVAPHADDETLGVGGTIAKHSRAGDNVTVAVLTGHGRERPHPVWPADAWDQVRAECRQAAEVMGVQELIFEEVPALLAAEEPIYAVNSLVGKIVQEVEPEILYVPFPFDVHRDHRTFFHSLSVAWRPTSSVGRSIHSIYCYETQSETHWNIPYVEAGFLPTHFVDISETLQIKQEAMACYQSQMHEFPATRSIEALDALARWRGSLVGVIAAEAFVTVRSIA; from the coding sequence ATGAACGTGTTAGTGGTGGCACCCCACGCGGATGATGAAACGCTCGGCGTGGGAGGAACGATTGCAAAACACAGTCGGGCTGGGGACAACGTGACCGTGGCCGTGTTGACGGGCCATGGTCGTGAACGGCCGCATCCGGTCTGGCCGGCCGATGCTTGGGATCAAGTTCGGGCGGAATGTCGCCAGGCCGCGGAGGTCATGGGCGTTCAAGAATTGATTTTCGAAGAAGTACCTGCCTTGTTGGCTGCCGAGGAACCCATCTACGCGGTCAATTCTCTCGTCGGGAAAATCGTTCAAGAGGTGGAGCCAGAGATTCTTTACGTCCCGTTTCCGTTTGATGTGCATCGAGATCATCGGACTTTCTTTCACTCGTTGTCGGTTGCATGGCGCCCGACTTCGAGCGTGGGACGTTCGATTCACTCGATTTACTGTTATGAAACCCAGTCGGAAACTCACTGGAATATTCCCTACGTAGAAGCGGGCTTTTTGCCTACGCATTTTGTCGATATCAGTGAAACTCTGCAGATCAAACAAGAAGCGATGGCTTGTTATCAAAGCCAAATGCATGAGTTTCCAGCAACTCGCTCGATCGAGGCTCTGGATGCCTTGGCTCGCTGGCGAGGTTCTTTAGTTGGCGTGATTGCAGCCGAGGCATTTGTAACGGTTCGGTCGATCGCTTGA
- a CDS encoding carbamoyltransferase C-terminal domain-containing protein, producing the protein MAMNILGFFHGVDSAACLLQDGILTAYVEEERLIRFKHAENIFPIRSIEACLQLGNIELTDVDFISYGWDLDGYSDGTIARFYDSINQKYPPDAGTLGWQKSNLSIFNQASVARRVQSQLGRYFGVPADRLPELRSYPHHKCHAAKAFWLSPLEEALVLVVDGSGDCECTTLWQGKGDQLTLLHETTIPHSLGWFYAAMTEMLGFRAYDGEYKVMGLAAYGRENLELREKLQRVLTPGPQGWDYELPPKYIHHGRHTYSDRFTDELAEQLGLQPRQGPVPIEPIHEDLAFETQRLLEETVVRLVTHWQQETGQTNLCVAGGVGLNVKLNSRIHKSGLFQRVWPFPIPNDSGTSIGAAVGVYHEETGNRPQALQHVYLGPGYTDDQIETQIKACGYTYRACDNIAEDAAELLAEGKVVGWFQGRLEGGPRALGGRSILADPRSVEARDRVNSAIKFREYWRPFCPSMTEESAGRFLERAESAPYMILAFDATEDAKENVPGVVHVDQTARVQTVSQATNPRYYQLLKAFEERTGVPVILNTSFNIKGEAIVCSPRDAFRTFWSTGIDALAVGRFLIEKPESPQQTSPEEVIR; encoded by the coding sequence ATGGCAATGAATATTCTCGGCTTCTTTCATGGCGTCGATTCGGCGGCGTGTCTGCTTCAGGACGGAATTCTCACCGCATACGTGGAAGAAGAACGCTTGATTCGCTTTAAACACGCGGAGAATATCTTCCCGATTCGATCTATCGAGGCCTGCCTTCAGCTCGGTAATATCGAACTGACGGACGTTGACTTTATCTCCTACGGATGGGATTTAGACGGTTACTCCGACGGGACGATTGCCCGTTTTTACGATTCGATCAATCAGAAATATCCTCCGGATGCAGGTACTCTTGGTTGGCAGAAATCTAACTTGTCAATTTTCAACCAGGCATCGGTTGCCAGAAGAGTGCAGAGTCAGCTCGGTCGGTATTTTGGTGTACCGGCAGATCGCCTGCCCGAGTTGCGATCGTATCCGCATCACAAGTGTCATGCTGCGAAAGCCTTCTGGTTGAGTCCACTGGAAGAAGCTTTGGTGTTAGTTGTTGACGGTTCAGGCGACTGTGAATGTACAACGTTATGGCAAGGTAAAGGTGACCAATTAACGTTATTGCATGAGACAACGATTCCACACTCCTTGGGCTGGTTTTACGCGGCCATGACCGAAATGCTGGGCTTTCGGGCCTATGACGGCGAGTACAAGGTAATGGGATTGGCCGCCTACGGGCGAGAGAATCTTGAGCTACGAGAAAAACTGCAACGAGTTTTGACGCCCGGGCCACAAGGCTGGGATTACGAGCTGCCTCCAAAATACATTCACCATGGACGGCATACCTATTCCGACCGTTTCACTGACGAATTGGCAGAGCAGCTGGGGTTGCAGCCACGTCAGGGACCGGTCCCGATCGAACCGATTCATGAAGATCTGGCTTTTGAGACACAACGTTTATTAGAAGAGACGGTCGTTCGACTGGTTACGCATTGGCAACAGGAAACGGGGCAAACGAATTTGTGCGTTGCCGGCGGTGTGGGGCTAAATGTCAAGTTGAATAGTCGAATTCACAAGAGTGGTCTGTTTCAGCGCGTGTGGCCGTTTCCAATTCCAAATGATTCCGGAACTTCGATCGGCGCTGCGGTTGGTGTTTATCATGAGGAAACGGGAAATCGTCCTCAAGCTTTGCAGCATGTCTACCTTGGTCCCGGCTACACCGACGATCAGATCGAGACGCAGATCAAGGCTTGTGGCTACACTTATCGCGCATGTGACAATATCGCAGAAGATGCTGCCGAGTTGCTGGCGGAGGGGAAGGTCGTCGGTTGGTTTCAAGGGCGGCTTGAAGGCGGGCCTCGTGCACTTGGCGGCCGCTCCATTCTGGCTGATCCCAGGTCGGTTGAAGCACGAGATCGTGTCAACAGTGCGATCAAGTTTCGTGAGTATTGGCGACCGTTTTGCCCAAGTATGACCGAAGAGTCGGCGGGTCGATTTCTGGAGCGGGCGGAATCGGCTCCCTACATGATCTTAGCGTTCGATGCGACGGAGGATGCAAAGGAAAATGTTCCCGGAGTCGTGCATGTTGACCAAACCGCGCGCGTGCAAACCGTGTCCCAAGCGACGAACCCTCGCTACTATCAACTTCTTAAAGCCTTTGAGGAACGCACCGGCGTGCCGGTTATTCTGAATACATCCTTCAATATTAAGGGCGAGGCAATCGTTTGTTCTCCGCGCGATGCGTTTCGTACCTTTTGGAGTACCGGGATCGATGCGTTGGCTGTTGGCCGTTTTCTTATCGAGAAACCTGAATCACCCCAGCAAACCTCACCCGAGGAGGTGATTCGATGA
- a CDS encoding fatty acid desaturase, translating into MKKVGGMDENRLTRPVATDPMRLYWPYAINLVLIHLAALLVLLPWCFSWLGVGLCVVGLYIFGTLGINLAYHRMLTHRSLTLPKWLEYVVVTLAICCLEDSPARWVAIHRLHHQHSDREPDPHSPLVNLFWGHVGWVLVKNRSHDSTVHYERYCRDVLRDPFYFWCERKLHWFWLYILHALLIFGVGFGIGWGTTREWMGAIQLGVSLLVWGVFLRTVLVWHITWAVNSFGHVYGYQNYDTKDSSRNNILFALISNGDGWHNNHHAHQRCAAHGHKWWEFDVTYSTIRLLESVGLATNVVKHPLEDTAPVEKK; encoded by the coding sequence ATGAAGAAAGTTGGGGGGATGGACGAAAATCGCTTGACGCGTCCAGTGGCGACAGATCCGATGCGACTGTACTGGCCTTATGCGATAAATTTAGTGTTGATTCACTTGGCGGCTTTGTTGGTGCTGTTGCCGTGGTGTTTTAGTTGGTTGGGCGTGGGGCTGTGTGTGGTCGGCCTCTATATCTTTGGGACGCTTGGCATCAATCTTGCCTACCACCGCATGTTGACGCACCGATCGTTGACGTTGCCAAAGTGGTTGGAGTACGTTGTCGTCACCTTGGCGATCTGCTGTTTGGAAGATTCGCCTGCGAGGTGGGTTGCGATCCATCGCTTGCATCATCAGCACTCCGACCGGGAACCGGACCCCCATAGTCCGTTGGTTAATCTGTTTTGGGGACACGTCGGGTGGGTTTTGGTCAAGAATCGAAGTCACGACTCTACCGTGCATTACGAACGCTATTGCCGAGATGTCTTGCGGGATCCCTTCTACTTCTGGTGTGAACGGAAACTTCATTGGTTTTGGCTTTATATTTTGCATGCGCTTTTGATCTTTGGCGTGGGTTTTGGAATCGGGTGGGGCACGACCCGTGAATGGATGGGGGCAATTCAGCTAGGGGTCAGTTTACTCGTTTGGGGTGTTTTCCTGCGTACGGTGCTGGTTTGGCACATTACTTGGGCCGTCAACTCATTCGGTCACGTTTACGGCTATCAAAATTACGATACGAAGGACTCAAGTCGAAACAACATTCTCTTCGCTTTGATCAGTAATGGTGATGGTTGGCACAACAATCATCACGCGCATCAGCGTTGCGCAGCTCACGGACACAAGTGGTGGGAATTTGATGTGACTTATTCGACGATCCGATTACTTGAGTCGGTTGGCTTGGCGACAAATGTTGTCAAGCATCCACTTGAGGATACTGCTCCGGTAGAAAAAAAGTGA